In the Acidovorax sp. A79 genome, one interval contains:
- the nusB gene encoding transcription antitermination factor NusB — translation MSENTPTPSSARPPKQGRTGLKSTGTRKAASKSNRSRAREFALQALYQHLVGGNDAHAIDAFTRDLAGFHKADSVHYDALLHGCIATAADMDLLITPLLDRKMAEISPIEHATMWIGVYEFQHCLDVPWRVVLNECIELAKEFGGTDGHKYVNAVLNGLAPQLRALEVAADKAGGAAAAPTAPPIRGIR, via the coding sequence ATGAGCGAAAACACCCCCACGCCCTCCTCGGCGCGCCCTCCCAAGCAGGGCCGCACCGGGCTCAAGTCCACGGGCACGCGCAAGGCCGCCTCCAAGTCCAACCGCAGCCGCGCGCGCGAGTTCGCGCTGCAGGCGCTCTACCAGCACTTGGTGGGCGGCAACGACGCCCACGCCATCGACGCGTTCACGCGCGACCTGGCCGGTTTTCACAAGGCGGACTCGGTGCACTACGACGCCCTGCTGCACGGCTGCATCGCCACCGCCGCCGACATGGACCTGCTCATCACCCCGCTGCTGGACCGCAAGATGGCCGAAATCTCGCCCATCGAGCACGCCACGATGTGGATCGGCGTGTACGAGTTCCAGCACTGCCTGGACGTGCCCTGGCGCGTGGTGCTCAACGAGTGCATCGAACTGGCCAAGGAATTTGGCGGAACCGACGGCCACAAGTATGTGAATGCCGTGCTCAACGGCCTGGCCCCCCAGCTGCGCGCGCTGGAAGTGGCGGCGGACAAGGCTGGCGGCGCGGCGGCCGCCCCCACCGCCCCCCCCATCCGGGGCATCCG
- the ribH gene encoding 6,7-dimethyl-8-ribityllumazine synthase, translated as MFGAEKGTADKLDGKKLHIGIVQARFNESITNTLAAACRAELLNLGVQEKNIRHVLVPGALEVPVALQAMAESDEYDALIALGCIIRGETYHFELVANESGAGVTRLSLDYQIPIANAIITTENLDQAVARQTEKGTDAARVAVEMANLLDDLS; from the coding sequence ATGTTTGGCGCAGAAAAAGGAACAGCGGACAAGCTGGACGGCAAGAAGCTGCACATCGGCATCGTGCAGGCCCGCTTCAACGAAAGCATCACCAATACCCTGGCCGCGGCCTGCCGTGCCGAGCTTCTGAACCTGGGCGTGCAGGAAAAGAACATCCGGCACGTGCTCGTGCCCGGCGCCCTCGAGGTGCCCGTGGCCCTGCAGGCCATGGCCGAAAGCGATGAGTACGACGCGCTGATCGCCCTGGGCTGCATCATCCGCGGTGAAACCTATCACTTCGAACTGGTGGCCAACGAATCCGGCGCGGGCGTCACGCGCCTGTCGCTGGACTACCAGATCCCGATTGCCAACGCCATCATCACCACCGAGAACCTCGATCAGGCGGTGGCCCGCCAGACCGAAAAGGGCACCGATGCAGCCCGCGTGGCGGTGGAAATGGCCAACCTGCTGGACGACCTGTCATGA
- the ribBA gene encoding bifunctional 3,4-dihydroxy-2-butanone-4-phosphate synthase/GTP cyclohydrolase II yields the protein MNSPLTPVPISPVEDIVAEMRAGRIVILVDEEDRENEGDLVLAADHVTAEAINFMARFGRGLICLTLSRERCERLRLPPMVASNGTKMGTAFTVSIEAAEGVTTGISAADRARTVQAAVAPNAVAADLVQPGHIFPLQAVEGGVLMRAGHTEAGCDLAVMAGCSPAAVICEIMKDDGTMARLPDLQLFAAEHGLKIGTIADLIEHRSRTESLVEKVGTRVLQTAFGAFTAHAFRDKPSQAVHLALVKGQWGADDVVPVRVHEPLSVLDALEVNRSMHSWSLDTSLQYLSEQGKGVAVLLNCGETAGQLLSQFEGTARAAQAPERGRMDLRTYGVGAQILRECGVHKMALMGQPRRMPSMMGYGLEITGFIPKE from the coding sequence ATGAACTCCCCCCTCACTCCCGTGCCGATCTCGCCCGTCGAGGACATCGTGGCCGAGATGCGCGCCGGCCGCATCGTCATCCTCGTGGATGAAGAAGACCGCGAAAACGAAGGCGACCTTGTCCTCGCCGCCGACCATGTGACGGCCGAGGCCATCAACTTCATGGCCCGCTTCGGCCGGGGCCTGATCTGCCTCACGCTCTCGCGCGAACGCTGCGAACGCCTGCGCCTGCCGCCCATGGTGGCCAGCAACGGCACCAAGATGGGCACGGCCTTCACCGTATCGATCGAGGCGGCCGAGGGCGTGACCACCGGCATCTCGGCCGCCGACCGCGCCCGCACCGTGCAGGCCGCCGTGGCCCCCAACGCCGTGGCCGCCGACCTGGTGCAGCCCGGCCACATCTTCCCGCTGCAGGCCGTCGAAGGCGGCGTGCTCATGCGCGCGGGCCACACCGAGGCCGGCTGCGACCTGGCCGTGATGGCCGGCTGCAGCCCCGCCGCCGTGATCTGCGAGATCATGAAGGACGACGGCACCATGGCCCGCCTGCCCGACCTGCAGCTCTTCGCTGCCGAGCACGGCCTGAAGATCGGCACCATCGCCGACCTGATCGAGCACCGCAGCCGCACCGAATCGCTGGTCGAGAAGGTGGGCACGCGCGTGCTGCAGACGGCCTTTGGCGCCTTCACCGCCCACGCCTTCCGCGACAAGCCCAGCCAGGCCGTGCACCTGGCCCTCGTCAAGGGACAGTGGGGCGCCGACGACGTGGTGCCCGTGCGCGTGCACGAACCGCTGTCGGTGCTGGACGCACTGGAAGTCAACCGCTCCATGCACTCGTGGAGCCTGGACACCAGCCTGCAATACCTGTCCGAACAGGGCAAGGGCGTGGCGGTGCTGCTCAACTGCGGCGAGACCGCCGGCCAGCTGCTCTCGCAGTTCGAGGGCACGGCCCGCGCGGCGCAGGCCCCCGAGCGCGGCCGCATGGACCTGCGCACCTACGGCGTGGGCGCGCAGATCCTGCGTGAATGCGGCGTGCACAAGATGGCGCTCATGGGCCAGCCACGCCGCATGCCCAGCATGATGGGCTACGGCCTCGAAATCACCGGCTTCATTCCGAAAGAGTAA